The Daucus carota subsp. sativus chromosome 9, DH1 v3.0, whole genome shotgun sequence genome window below encodes:
- the LOC108201124 gene encoding CO(2)-response secreted protease has protein sequence MPVWFKDNRRKRSSFEILNATLNITFFHIARSCVATARINMHAMKLLVCTLLFLIITSVTSDNVYIVYMGGKGTSKSGSLREDQARLMYSLQNRTVVVHVYKHGFTGFAVHASEEEAKLLAAEPGVLSVFPDKTVPLHTTRSWTFLEHQHYFGDSISATSHSGSTANGSDIIIGVIDSGIWPESKSFADEGMGPVPERWRGTCEETKDFPASSCNRKIIGARNFDKHNQTCRGFFGHGSHTASIAAGAAVAGVSYYGLAAGTAIGGSPNFRIAVYKACQSLDCSESAILAAMDAAIHDGVDIMSLSLGEADTDIRTDPVAIGGFHAVEHGIMVVCSAGNLGPTSSSVVNFAPWLTTVGASSIDRQFVAGVVLGNNEVIKGSAIQFSHLCESPTYPLIDGVLAKINGSKDSASRNPTATILKSETILGYKPALVIADFSSRGPPALAPNILKPDITAPGVNIIAAWSKVESRRAIPGKDLPDYVLESGTSMSCPHISGVAALVKSQHPTWDHSAIRSAIMTTAVQKNTAGAPIRKLPGLQKATPYDFGAGEVNTAQVTNPGLVYETTAIDYYNFLCNYGYNLSTIRLIAKDIPRGFSCPKDADADLISNMNYPSIAVSKFKHGTQRIVTRTVTNVGDEEDTVYTVTVDPPASKYLNVQVIPKKLHFTKENKKQSFEVIFSTDYPYESPVFGWITWSNDQHRVRSPFVLTVN, from the exons ATGCCAGTGTGGTTTAAAGATAATAGAAGAAAGAGGTCCTCTTTTGAAATCTTAAATGCCACCCTCAATATAACTTTCTTTCATATTGCAAGAAGTTGTGTAGCCACAGCACGTATCAATATGCATGCAATGAAGCTTTTAGTCTGCACATTGCTGTTTCTCATCATCACCAGTGTTACATCGGACAATGTTTATATTGTTTACATGGGCGGGAAGGGTACATCAAAATCTGGAAGTTTGAGAGAGGATCAAGCCCGGCTCATGTACTCCCTACAAAACAGAACTGTGGTGGTGCATGTATACAAGCATGGGTTCACCGGATTTGCTGTCCATGCTTCAGAAGAGGAAGCCAAACTGCTAGCTGCAGAACCAGGAGTCCTGTCGGTCTTTCCTGACAAGACGGTTCCACTCCACACGACAAGGTCCTGGACCTTTCTTGAGCATCAGCATTATTTTGGTGATTCAATCTCCGCGACATCCCACTCCGGTTCCACTGCCAATGGATCTGATATAATCATTGGTGTAATTGATTCAG GTATTTGGCCAGAATCTAAGAGCTTTGCGGATGAAGGTATGGGTCCAGTTCCGGAACGATGGAGAGGAACTTGTGAAGAAACGAAGGATTTCCCTGCTTCTAGCTGCAATAG GAAAATAATTGGAGCAAGAAACTTTGACAAACACAACCAGACATGCAGAGGTTTTTTTGGACATGGCAGCCACACCGCATCAATAGCAGCTGGAGCAGCTGTTGCTGGAGTTTCCTATTATGGCTTAGCTGCCGGAACAGCCATTGGTGGTTCACCAAATTTCAGAATAGCAGTTTACAAAGCATGTCAATCTTTGGACTGCTCTGAATCAGCAATTCTAGCAGCAATGGATGCAGCAATCCATGATGGGGTCGATATAATGTCTCTATCGCTAGGAGAAGCTGATACTGATATTCGGACTGACCCAGTGGCCATTGGTGGATTTCATGCTGTTGAACATGGAATTATGGTTGTTTGCTCTGCTGGAAATTTAGGGCCAACAAGTTCAAGTGTAGTAAATTTTGCACCATGGCTAACAACGGTTGGGGCTTCCAGCATTGACAGACAATTCGTTGCGGGGGTTGTGTTGGGTAATAATGAAGTTATCAAG GGTTCAGCCATTCAGTTTTCTCATTTATGTGAATCTCCAACATATCCACTGATAGATGGTGTCTTGGCCAAGATCAACGGATCTAAAGACAGTGCATCAAG GAATCCGACTGCCACAATTTTGAAGTCAGAAACAATTTTAGGTTACAAACCAGCACTGGTCATTGCTGATTTCTCATCCAGAGGCCCGCCAGCTCTAGCTCCTAATATTCTCAAG CCAGATATTACTGCACCAGGAGTGAACATTATTGCAGCATGGAGCAAAGTGGAGTCTCGTCGTGCAATCCCCGGAAAAGATTTGCCAGATTATGTTTTGGAATCTGGTACTTCAATGTCATGCCCGCATATTTCTGGAGTAGCTGCCTTAGTCAAGTCACAACATCCCACTTGGGATCATTCAGCCATCAGATCAGCGATTATGACTACAG CGGTTCAAAAAAATACTGCTGGAGCTCCGATCAGAAAACTACCAGGATTGCAAAAAGCTACACCATATGATTTTGGGGCAGGGGAAGTTAACACAGCTCAAGTAACAAATCCAGGCCTAGTGTACGAGACGACTGCCATCGATTACTATAATTTTCTTTGCAACTATGGATATAATCTGTCAACAATTAGGCTTATTGCAAAAGATATTCCGAGGGGATTTTCTTGTCCAAAGGATGCAGATGCAGATTTGATCTCCAATATGAATTATCCATCAATAGCAGTCTCGAAGTTCAAACATGGTACACAGAGGATAGTTACTAGGACTGTTACAAATGTCGGTGATGAAGAGGATACAGTTTATACTGTAACAGTTGATCCTCCTGCTTCTAAATATCTGAATGTTCAAGTGATACCAAAAAAGCTGCATTTTACAAAAGAGAATAAAAAGCAGAGTTTTGAGGTGATATTCTCTACAGACTACCCATATGAAAGTCCTGTCTTTGGTTGGATAACTTGGAGCAATGATCAGCACAGAGTACGTAGTCCGTTTGTATTAACTGTCAActaa